The Dissulfurirhabdus thermomarina DNA window GTGCCCACGGGCGGGCTGGGCAGGAGCGATATCTGGAGGTTGCGCATGGGGACGTCCTCGTCCGGGTAGTCCGGGCGCCCGGCCGGGGGGGGCGGCGCCCGGCCCGCATGTAACCCCAAAATCGTCCCGGTGTCCACCGGTTCCATGCAGCGAATCGACGCGCGCGGCGGTCCCGCCGGCCGGCCCACCCCGGCCGAGATCTTCCTGGCCTTCCTGCGCCTGGGCCTCGTCGCCTTCGGGGGACCGGCCATGGTGGCCTACATCCGGGATCTCGCGGTCACCCGGCGGCGGTGGGTGGCGCCGGCGGTCTTCGAGGAGGGGATCGCCCTCTGCCAGTCCATCCCCGGGGCCACGGCCATGCAGGCGGCGGCCTACGCGGGGCTCCGCGCCGGGGGCGCCCGGGGGGCGCTGGCCGCCTACGCGGGCTTCGGCCTGCCGGCGGTCTGCCTCATGACCGGGCTCTCCGAGCTCTACCTCCGGACGCGGGAGATCACGGCCGCCGCGGCCCTCTTCGGCGGGCTCAAGGTGGTGGTGCTCGCCCTGGTGGCCAACGCCGCCGTGGACTTCGGCCGCCGCTTCGTCCGGGATGCCCGGGACGCCGGGCTGGCGGCGGCGGCCGCCCTTTTCCTCGCCGCGGGCGGGAGCCCCGTCCTCGCCGTGGCGCTGGCCGCCGGGGCGGGCCTCGTCCTCTACCGGGAGGTCACGGGCGCCGCCCCGGTGCCGGGGCCGCCCCCGGCGGGGTGGCGGGCCCTGGGGCCCGCGGCGGCCGCCGCCGGGGTGCTCGCGGCCTTCGGCGCCGCCCTCTTCCGGCTCCGGCCCGATCTCTTTGCCCTCTTCGCCGTGATGGCCCGGGTGGATCTCTTCGCCTTCGGCGGGGGGTACGCCGCCGCGCCCCTCCTCTTCCACGAGGTGGTGGAGGCCCGGCGGTGGCTCGACGCCGGGGCCTTCCTGGACGGGATGGCCCTGGGCCAGGTGACCCCCGGGCCCATCGTGGTGACGGCCACCTTCGTT harbors:
- the chrA gene encoding chromate efflux transporter — translated: MQRIDARGGPAGRPTPAEIFLAFLRLGLVAFGGPAMVAYIRDLAVTRRRWVAPAVFEEGIALCQSIPGATAMQAAAYAGLRAGGARGALAAYAGFGLPAVCLMTGLSELYLRTREITAAAALFGGLKVVVLALVANAAVDFGRRFVRDARDAGLAAAAALFLAAGGSPVLAVALAAGAGLVLYREVTGAAPVPGPPPAGWRALGPAAAAAGVLAAFGAALFRLRPDLFALFAVMARVDLFAFGGGYAAAPLLFHEVVEARRWLDAGAFLDGMALGQVTPGPIVVTATFVGHQVAGVAGAAAATVGIFGPSFLAVLVGAPTFDRFRGSAPFRRGVRGVLVTFVGLLAAVAFRFGLVVPWRPAAVLIGVGAFAALRRGVNVLWVVAAAGASAVLLP